From the genome of Miscanthus floridulus cultivar M001 chromosome 10, ASM1932011v1, whole genome shotgun sequence, one region includes:
- the LOC136488384 gene encoding cytochrome P450 87A3-like, translating into MEGGLLANPSFAVLCSVTVVIGWLLHWAYRSVYPPCKGILPPDSMGFPIIGETLQYLKPSHSMDMRSYYCQRLKRYGPVFKTYLVGQPVVISLDPEFDRFIFQQEGKLFRIWYPQTANFIFGKKSLITYTGTVHKFVPSFASKLFGPENLKEVLIQQLEDAMKQGFTAWAAKPSIEVKDAVADMIFDLVAKKVIGFGPEESKELRKNFQDFLKGMLCFPIYFPGTSFYKSMEGRRNVDKKLTQLLKHRLRTPEKKHGDLLDLLVEELRSEKPVIDETFAIDALVAILFGSFATISGVLTVGLKMLRDNPQVVKTLKEEHEAILKKRADRNSGFTWEEYKSLKFTTQVTELQTLSVPPNEITRLSNIPPGIFRRTLTDVQVNGYTIPSGWLVMISPMAVHLNPTLFEDPLKFNPWRWSDETKRSMQQRNFMPFGGGIRLCLGADDFAKLFISLFLHVLVPNYRWIEIKGREVSCTGEMLVPQGYHMQLVPTA; encoded by the exons ATGGAGGGAGGTTTGCTGGCCAATCCATCATTCGCAGTTCTATGTAGTGTTACGGTGGTGATTGGATGGTTACTTCACTGGGCGTACAGATCGGTGTATCCCCCATGCAAGGGCATACTTCCTCCTGACTCCATGGGCTTCCCCATTATTGGCGAGACCCTCCAATACTTGAAACCAAGCCATTCTATGGACATGCGAAGCTATTACTGCCAACGACTAAAGAG GTACGGTCCCGTGTTCAAGACCTACCTAGTGGGGCAGCCTGTCGTCATTTCCCTTGATCCGGAGTTCGACAGGTTCATCTTCCAGCAAGAGGGCAAGTTGTTCAGAATCTGGTACCCACAGACAGCAAACTTCATATTCGGCAAAAAGAGCCTCATCACATACACTGGCACCGTCCACAAGTTCGTCCCCAGCTTTGCATCCAAACTCTTTGGCCCCGAAAACCTAAAGGAAGTGCTCATCCAACAGCTGGAGGATGCCATGAAACAGGGCTTCACGGCGTGGGCCGCCAAGCCTAGCATCGAGGTGAAAGATGCCGTCGCAGAT ATGATATTTGATCTGGTAGCCAAGAAGGTGATTGGCTTCGGTCCTGAGGAGTCAAAGGAGTTGAGGAAGAATTTTCAAGACTTCCTCAAGGGAATGCTCTGTTTCCCGATATACTTTCCTGGGACATCATTTTACAAGTCCATGGAG GGGAGGAGAAATGTGGATAAAAAATTGACTCAACTCCTGAAACATAGGCTAAGGACACCTGAGAAGAAACACGGCGACCTTCTTGACCTCCTTGTTGAAGAACTACGAAGTGAAAAGCCAGTGATAGATGAGACTTTTGCTATAGATGCACTCGTTGCGATCTTGTTTGGCAGCTTTGCAACAATATCAGGAGTCCTTACCGTAGGCCTTAAGATGCTCCGAGACAACCCCCAAGTTGTCAAAACTCTCAAG GAGGAGCATGAAGCAATACTGAAGAAACGAGCAGACAGGAATTCTGGGTTCACATGGGAGGAGTACAAGTCATTGAAATTCACTACTCAGGTGACTGAACTCCAAAC TTTGTCTGTTCCACCTAATGAGATTACTCGGCTGAGTAATATCCCACCTGGAATTTTCAGGAGAACTCTGACAGATGTGCAAGTGAATG GCTATACAATCCCTTCCGGGTGGTTAGTTATGATTAGCCCCATGGCGGTTCATCTAAACCCAACCCTGTTTGAGGATCCACTCAAATTCAATCCATGGAGGTGGTCG GACGAGACAAAGCGAAGCATGCAGCAGAggaatttcatgccatttggaggaGGCATAAGGCTTTGTCTCGGGGCAGATGATTTTGCCAAGCTTTTCATTTCACTTTTCCTCCACGTTTTAGTGCCAAACTACAG ATGGATTGAGATAAAAGGACGAGAAGTATCATGCACTGGGGAGATGTTGGTTCCTCAGGGCTATCATATGCAACTCGTTCCTACGGCCTAA